One window from the genome of Bufo bufo chromosome 4, aBufBuf1.1, whole genome shotgun sequence encodes:
- the ANGEL2 gene encoding protein angel homolog 2, with amino-acid sequence MLPRHLQTVGGRCIARASHSRPLFMSGSFFSSPWWTGHQQPSSYFPVNSWHPQDNSGPHCYFAPPRPALPGSHPFPWFPTQSSWLHLSHFNMDGKGDESFRKRKKGMEDEEYRSQPWTKRPYPPASDLRVPPIHGTPEAFVPVSPQKEPKAAEVKRRWEDFSHHYHERSSEKKFDFTVMSYNILSQDLLEDNSSLYSHCRRPHLFWNYRLPNILQELQEMNADILCLQEVQEDHYQEQIKPSLEALGYICEFKSRTGSKPDGCAICFKSDKFELRLVKPVEYFRQNIALLDRDNVGLVLMLQPKTKGREAPMVCVANTHLLYNPRRGDIKLTQLAILLAEITEVAQIHDGRFYPIVLCGDFNSVPGSPLHRFIKEGALHYAGMTIGKVSGQEMYTRGQRILSIPIWPRSLGITQKCVYDSPEKHQEEPERSVEEQTMEMRAEQIKAPDQRVESRLQHHFSLSSVYSHYFPDTGLPEITTCHSKSAITVDYIFYSASNNDLFRQPGSDVSCNGLQLLGRLSLLTEQDLWSVNGLPNETNSSDHLSLMAKFRLEL; translated from the exons ATGTTGCCTCGTCATCTGCAGACAGTGGGTGGCAGGTGTATCGCCCGTGCCAGTCATTCACGACCCTTGTTCATGAGTGGAAGTTTTTTTAGCTCCCCATGGTGGACAGGACACCAGCAGCCGTCGTCTTACTTCCCTGTGAACAGCTGGCATCCTCAGGACAACTCGGGACCCCATTGTTATTTCGCCCCGCCTAGACCTGCGCTGCCGGGCAGCCATCCATTTCCTTGGTTCCCCACTCAGTCATCCTGGCTTCACCTATCTCATTTCAATATGGATGGAAAAGGAGACGAATCCTTTAGAAAACGAAAGAAAGgcatggaggatgaggagtacAGAAGTCAGCCGTGGACAAAAAGACCCTACCCTCCAGCAAGTGACCTGCGGGTCCCACCCATTCATGGCACACCAGAGGCGTTTGTCCCTGTGAGTCCTCAAAAGGAACCTAAAG CCGCAGAAGTAAAGAGAAGATGGGAGGACTTCAGCCACCATTACCACGAGAGGTCTAGTGAAAAGAAGTTTGACTTCACGGTGATGTCTTATAACATCCTATCCCAAGACCTGTTGGAAGACAACTCTAGTCTGTACAGTCATTGCCGGCGGCCACACTTATTCTGGAACTACCggctgccaaacatcctgcaggaGCTACAAGAAATGAATGCTGAT ATTCTTTGTTTACAAGAAGTTCAAGAAGATCACTATCAAGAACAGATCAAGCCCAGTTTGGAAGCCCTCG GATACATCTGTGAGTTCAAGTCCCGCACTGGAAGTAAACCTGATGGTTGCGCCATTTGCTTCAAATCTGATAAATTCGAATTGAGGCTGGTGAAACCGGTGGAATATTTCCGACAAAACATCGCCCTCCTAGACCGAGACAACGTCGGCTTGGTGCTGATGTTACAGCCTAAAACCAAGGGAAGAGAAGCTCCGATGGTCTGTGTGGCAAACACTCACCTCCTGTACAACCCCAGGAGAGGAGACATCAAGCTCACCCAGCTGGCCATTCTCCTGGCGGAGATAACGGAGGTCGCACAAATACATGATGGGAGGTTCTACCCCATAGTCCTATGCGGTGATTTCAACTCCGTGCCTGGCTCACCACTTCATCGCTTTATCAAGGAAGGGGCGCTTCACTATGCGGGAATGACCATCGGGAAG GTATCAGGACAAGAGATGTACACCAGAGGACAAAGGATATTATCTATTCCAATATGGCCGAGAAGTCTGGGCATTACCCAGAAATGTGTGTATGACTCTCCGGAAAAGCATCAGGAGGAGCCAG AGAGGAGTGTGGAAGAACAAACCATGGAGATGAGGGCTGAGCAGATCAAGGCACCTGATCAAAG GGTGGAATCCCGGTTGCAACACCACTTCAGCCTGTCGTCTGTATACTCCCATTATTTCCCTGACACCGGATTGCCTGAGATCACAACCTGTCACTCCAAGTCCGCCATCACTGTGGATTACATCTTCTACTCTGCCTCAAACAATGACCTCTTCAGGCAGCCAG GCTCTGATGTCTCATGTAATGGGCTGCAGCTCCTTGGACGGTTGTCACTTCTCACAGAGCAGGATCTGTGGAGCGTTAATGGCCTTCCTAATGAGACCAACTCTTCAGATCACCTCTCATTAATGGCCAAGTTCCGACTGGAGTTATGA